In a single window of the Danio rerio strain Tuebingen ecotype United States chromosome 20, GRCz12tu, whole genome shotgun sequence genome:
- the ccl38a.5 gene encoding chemokine (C-C motif) ligand 38, duplicate 5 precursor yields the protein MRPSCISIVCLVLFAFCSVDGSDLSQSPDKCCFSFSNTRIPVKQVESYHTTHLLCSGNGVIFITKAQREICTNPTEKWVQRLMKLVDNQNMKQMTEAGSGDSA from the exons ATGAGGCCGTCCTGCATCTCCATCGTCTGTCTGGTGCTCTTCGCTTTCTGCTCAGTTGATGGAAGTGATT TGTCCCAGAGTCCCGATAAGtgctgcttttctttttctaatacAAGAATTCCAGTAAAGCAGGTTGAGAGTTATCATACGACGCATCTTCTCTGCAGTGGTAATGGTGTTAT tTTCATCACAAAGGCTCAAAGGGAGATCTGCACTAACCCGACTGAGAAATGGGTTCAGAGACTGATGAAGTTGGTGGACAATCAAAACATGAAGCAGATGACCGAGGCCGGCTCTGGTGACAGCGCCTAA